The proteins below are encoded in one region of Fibrobacter sp. UWR2:
- the cysD gene encoding sulfate adenylyltransferase subunit CysD, whose translation MSEFSHLDELEAEAIYIIREVAAECEKPVMLYSIGKDSSVMLHLAMKAFYPEKPPFPFLHVNTTWKFREMIEFRDRTAQKLGIEMLEYINQDGVKQGINPFDHGSAYTDIMKTQALKQALNKYGFTAAFGGGRRDEEKSRAKERIFSFRNSAHAWDPKNQRPEMWKLYNTKINKGESIRVFPISNWTEKDIWQYIKREKIDIVPLYFAAPRPVVVRDGNIIMVDDDRFPLREGETPEIKSVRFRTLGCYPLTGGIESTATTLDEIIDETLSAVSSERTSRVIDNEAAGSMERRKREGYF comes from the coding sequence TTGAGCGAATTTTCACACCTCGACGAGCTGGAAGCCGAAGCCATCTACATCATCCGCGAAGTCGCTGCAGAATGCGAGAAGCCGGTGATGCTCTACTCTATTGGCAAGGATAGTTCCGTCATGCTGCATTTGGCCATGAAGGCCTTCTATCCCGAAAAGCCGCCTTTCCCGTTCTTGCACGTGAACACCACGTGGAAGTTCCGCGAGATGATTGAGTTTCGCGACCGCACGGCGCAAAAACTCGGCATTGAGATGCTGGAATACATCAACCAGGATGGCGTCAAGCAAGGCATCAACCCGTTCGATCACGGTTCGGCCTACACCGACATCATGAAGACGCAGGCCTTGAAGCAGGCTTTGAACAAGTACGGCTTCACCGCGGCATTTGGCGGTGGTCGTCGCGACGAAGAAAAGTCCCGCGCGAAGGAACGCATCTTTTCGTTCCGCAATTCCGCGCACGCCTGGGACCCGAAAAACCAGCGCCCCGAAATGTGGAAACTTTACAACACCAAGATAAACAAGGGTGAAAGTATCCGCGTTTTCCCGATTTCGAACTGGACCGAAAAGGACATTTGGCAGTACATCAAACGCGAAAAGATTGACATTGTCCCGCTGTACTTTGCTGCCCCGCGCCCGGTCGTGGTGCGCGACGGCAACATCATCATGGTGGATGATGACCGTTTTCCGCTGCGAGAAGGCGAAACGCCCGAGATTAAGTCGGTGCGTTTCCGCACGCTGGGCTGCTACCCGCTTACGGGCGGCATTGAATCGACTGCCACGACACTTGACGAAATCATTGACGAAACCTTGAGCGCGGTATCTTCGGAACGCACTTCCCGCGTGATTGATAACGAAGCCGCGGGCAGCATGGAACGCCGCAAGAGGGAGGGATATTTCTAA
- a CDS encoding sulfate adenylyltransferase subunit 1 produces the protein MKGLLKFITCGSVDDGKSTLIGHILYDSKLLYADQEKALELDSKVGSRSGKIDYSLLLDGLMAEREQGITIDVAYRYFTTDHRSFIVADTPGHEEYTRNMAVGASFADLAVILVDASQGVLVQTRRHARICRLMGIRHFVFAVNKMDLVGYSQERFEEILTQINELAAELSLHSVYVIPLSATEGDNVTVKSKNIAWYSGKALLDYLETIDIDDTQTEAGFYLPVQRVCRPDRTFRGFQGQIESGAIRVGDTVTSLPSNEKATVKGILRGDRKVEEAHAGEPVTISLDREVDVSRGCVLAKDVDIGSYKKIRASLLWMDDEPLSLGKDYLVKLGTKTIPGILTKIEYAIDVNTGAHQTTETLNKNGIAVVEIVFAEAIVVDLFEKHKTLGELILIDRVTLATSACGVVEGLYERQIAAGEKAEFVQGERHGRGEIFEEFFYDTATLSVVKQQPVKQHYTVGDEIPTIGESYHYPDDFDIIILRDSTAVKVRGKRIAKITDVGEYLYDGFPVINGRGFEIKVHSDEDVSRLLREYAEAGETGREEFFKKWTVFDTYRKVVIK, from the coding sequence ATGAAAGGCTTGTTGAAGTTTATTACATGCGGCAGTGTGGACGACGGAAAGTCGACGCTCATCGGGCACATCCTTTACGATTCCAAGTTGCTTTACGCTGACCAGGAAAAGGCTCTGGAACTCGATAGCAAGGTGGGTAGCCGCAGCGGAAAAATTGACTATTCCCTTTTGCTCGACGGCTTGATGGCCGAACGCGAACAGGGCATTACCATCGATGTGGCGTATCGCTATTTCACGACGGATCACCGCAGCTTTATCGTTGCTGACACTCCGGGGCATGAAGAATACACGCGCAACATGGCCGTGGGCGCATCTTTTGCCGACCTCGCAGTGATTCTCGTAGATGCATCGCAAGGCGTTCTCGTACAGACGCGTAGACACGCCCGCATTTGCAGGCTGATGGGTATTCGCCACTTTGTCTTTGCCGTGAACAAGATGGATCTTGTGGGCTACAGCCAGGAACGTTTCGAAGAAATTCTCACGCAAATCAACGAACTTGCGGCTGAACTTTCGCTCCACAGCGTCTACGTGATTCCTCTTTCGGCTACCGAAGGCGACAACGTGACTGTGAAATCCAAGAATATCGCCTGGTACTCGGGCAAGGCCCTCCTGGATTATCTCGAAACCATTGATATCGACGACACACAAACCGAAGCGGGATTTTACCTGCCCGTGCAGCGCGTATGCCGCCCGGATCGCACTTTCCGCGGGTTCCAGGGGCAAATCGAATCGGGCGCAATCCGCGTGGGCGATACGGTTACGAGTCTCCCGAGCAACGAGAAGGCGACCGTCAAGGGAATCCTGCGCGGCGACAGGAAAGTGGAAGAGGCTCACGCCGGTGAACCCGTCACCATCTCGCTTGACCGCGAGGTGGACGTGTCCAGAGGCTGCGTGCTTGCAAAAGACGTGGACATCGGCAGCTACAAAAAAATCAGGGCGTCGCTCCTGTGGATGGACGATGAACCGCTTTCGCTCGGCAAGGACTACCTTGTAAAACTCGGGACGAAGACGATTCCCGGAATACTCACTAAAATCGAGTATGCGATTGACGTGAACACGGGCGCGCACCAGACGACCGAAACGCTCAACAAGAACGGCATTGCCGTAGTCGAGATTGTGTTTGCTGAAGCCATTGTCGTTGACCTCTTTGAAAAGCACAAGACCTTGGGCGAGCTCATTCTGATTGACCGCGTGACCCTTGCGACATCGGCTTGTGGCGTTGTGGAAGGCCTTTACGAAAGGCAGATTGCCGCAGGCGAAAAGGCTGAATTCGTGCAGGGTGAACGCCACGGCCGTGGTGAAATCTTCGAAGAGTTTTTCTACGATACGGCGACACTCTCCGTGGTGAAGCAACAGCCTGTAAAGCAGCACTACACCGTAGGTGACGAAATTCCTACCATAGGCGAAAGCTACCACTATCCCGATGATTTCGACATCATCATCCTGCGCGACAGCACCGCCGTGAAGGTGCGCGGCAAGCGCATCGCCAAAATCACAGATGTAGGCGAGTATCTCTACGACGGTTTTCCAGTCATCAACGGACGAGGCTTTGAAATCAAGGTCCACTCCGACGAGGATGTGTCTCGCTTGCTTCGCGAATACGCCGAAGCGGGCGAAACTGGCCGCGAGGAATTCTTCAAGAAGTGGACAGTTTTTGACACGTACAGGAAGGTCGTGATAAAGTAA
- a CDS encoding ferredoxin family protein, whose product MSIIIDQGKCIGCRRCHDVCPGTLIKINENKKAYIKYPKDCWGCTSCIKECPVHAISFFLGEDIGGKGCKVHTEKVKGEKNDIVRWIFELNDGSVKTIDIDPKESNKY is encoded by the coding sequence ATGAGCATCATCATTGATCAAGGCAAGTGCATCGGATGCAGGCGCTGCCACGACGTTTGCCCCGGCACGTTAATCAAGATAAACGAGAACAAGAAAGCGTATATCAAGTACCCCAAGGACTGCTGGGGTTGCACCTCGTGCATCAAGGAATGCCCGGTTCATGCCATCAGTTTCTTTCTCGGCGAAGACATCGGTGGCAAGGGCTGCAAGGTGCACACCGAAAAAGTCAAGGGCGAAAAGAACGATATCGTGCGCTGGATTTTTGAACTGAACGACGGAAGTGTCAAGACTATTGATATCGACCCCAAGGAATCAAATAAGTATTAA
- a CDS encoding sulfate ABC transporter substrate-binding protein, translated as MNQNFVKSAIAASLLIAGTIGFSACSSSDEQKSETSAKKVEKQTLTNVSYDPTRELYANYNEVFKKHWKEKTGGEVEITQSHGGSGKQALEVANGLEADVVTLALEFDVNAVRDAGLIENGWVKEFPLNSSPYTSTIVFLVRKGNPKNLKDWGDLVKPGIGIITPNPKTSGGARWNYLAAWAWAEKQYNNDEAKVKDFIKKLFQNVLVLASGARGSTTTFIENGQGDVLLAWENEAFLALKDYPNDYEIVIPSISILAEPSVAIVDKVVDKRGTRELATEYLNYLYSDEGQHIAAKNHYRPSNKAILDQYKEFDQNVNLISIEHFGGWDKAQGTHFSNGGVFDQIYEKK; from the coding sequence ATGAATCAGAATTTTGTCAAGTCCGCCATTGCGGCAAGTCTCCTGATTGCGGGAACTATCGGTTTTAGCGCATGCTCTTCTTCTGACGAGCAGAAGAGCGAAACTTCTGCCAAGAAGGTCGAAAAGCAGACGCTCACCAACGTGTCTTATGACCCGACCCGCGAACTCTACGCCAACTACAACGAAGTCTTCAAGAAGCACTGGAAAGAAAAGACCGGTGGCGAAGTGGAAATCACGCAGTCTCACGGCGGTTCCGGCAAGCAGGCCCTGGAAGTGGCCAACGGTCTCGAAGCCGACGTGGTGACGCTCGCCCTCGAATTCGACGTGAACGCCGTGCGCGACGCGGGCCTCATCGAAAACGGCTGGGTCAAGGAATTCCCGCTGAACAGCTCCCCGTACACATCCACCATCGTGTTCCTGGTTCGCAAGGGCAACCCGAAGAACCTGAAGGACTGGGGTGACCTCGTGAAGCCGGGCATTGGCATCATCACGCCGAACCCGAAAACCTCCGGTGGCGCACGCTGGAACTACCTCGCCGCCTGGGCATGGGCCGAAAAGCAGTATAATAACGACGAAGCCAAGGTCAAGGACTTCATCAAGAAACTGTTCCAGAACGTGCTCGTGCTCGCTTCCGGTGCACGCGGCTCTACCACCACCTTTATCGAAAATGGCCAGGGCGACGTGCTTCTCGCATGGGAAAACGAAGCCTTCCTCGCGCTCAAGGACTACCCGAACGACTACGAAATCGTAATCCCGAGCATCAGCATTCTGGCTGAACCTTCCGTTGCCATCGTGGACAAAGTGGTCGACAAGCGCGGCACCCGCGAACTTGCCACCGAGTACCTGAACTACCTCTACAGCGACGAGGGCCAGCACATTGCAGCGAAGAACCATTACCGCCCCTCCAACAAGGCCATTCTCGACCAGTACAAGGAATTCGACCAGAACGTGAACTTGATTTCTATCGAGCACTTCGGCGGTTGGGACAAGGCGCAGGGAACGCACTTCTCCAACGGCGGCGTCTTCGACCAGATTTACGAAAAGAAGTAA